The following proteins are encoded in a genomic region of Ictalurus furcatus strain D&B chromosome 6, Billie_1.0, whole genome shotgun sequence:
- the mphosph8 gene encoding M-phase phosphoprotein 8 isoform X2 — protein sequence MDSGAERADPGDSEQDEEEDVYEVERIIDMRVEDGEVLYRVRWKNYSSDDDTWEPKAHLEDCSEVLLAYERTLAERKLKKDASMLPMKSDLFDANSESESDKDRPKESPGKKKKKKKKHAEESDDEKDRKKKKKKERLKEDKPLPAPESDEEEDRVPTPPPPPPSKKEKATDIKKRAIEKEEGDEDEDDAPAKKHKKENKAKDLGKQKRDSVDEKKKKKVKSVKKKEIETSDDETDKSDAPSELFTDDTSSTGNLSITAKPTTPKTVEKSNRSESGSEHSKAKQKKNKSDPKLQGFKDLAQDKTPKKTDSSALLLKESGLNKLKSLASSKSSSKSSRSEDEPDSSDTAPTPRAKTKPKGPDSSTTPQKDSSVSSSSSSSTVLAASSKPREEEPKETKEEPGEKGAPPNNLFEKFLLNCEAKDRVPRKSATHTTPKSSVKTDKKVKKESPVQKPEFDKAEKAKEGTTAIETEERQEKSTQESEKSERSNEPVAKTKEDLQREQKEDEQRRRKERLEEEEKKRKERLEESQRERKVRMEEAQRERQRLAEEARLDRLDRRPVMETIASAESTEDSRWKERRRKRREDGESRLLIACDDNQDSQDPLERSDKTPDRGPPSLNLGVELKLDWMTLEDFQKHLNGEDENLSPLALTPTELRDAVKNGNYMAVKRALSSKEDYNLDQEDSSGMSLSMLAAAGGQDDILRLLIKRGVKVNGRQKNGTTALMHAAEKNFLTTVAVLLEAGSCLNAQTLGGETALMKACRRGNADVVRLLLEYGADCNILSKHKTTALHFAKLSNNMMVYDLIKDHIQTLSTVAEETIRAYFETRLALLEPVFPLACHRLCEGPDFSLEFSYKPPQHTPGEGSGILLFIFHANFMTEITARLCGPCSVHAVILNDKFQLPIFLDSHFIYSFSPVQGANKLFIRLAESPTAKVKLLIGAYRVQLQ from the exons ATGGATTCCGGTGCAGAGAGAGCGGACCCTGGGGATAGCGAACAGGACGAAGAAGAGGATGTATACGAAGTGGAAAGGATTATTGACATGCGAGTGGaagat GGAGAGGTGCTGTACCGTGTGCGGTGGAAGAACTATTCATCAGACGATGATACCTGGGAACCCAAAGCTCACCTGGAGGACTGTAGCGAAGTGCTGCTGGCCTACGAGAGAACTCTGGCTGAGAGAAAACTTAAGAAAGATGCTAGCATG CTGCCTATGAAGAGCGACTTATTTGACGCAAACTCCGAGAGCGAAAGCGATAAAGATCGACCGAAAGAGTCACCtggtaagaaaaagaaaaaaaagaagaaacacgCAGAGGAGTCGGACGACGAGAAGgacaggaagaaaaagaaaaagaaggagagatTGAAGGAGGACAAGCCGTTGCCTGCTCCCGAGTCTGACGAAGAGGAGGACAGGGTTCCTACACCACCGCCACCACCACCTTCTAAGAAAGAGAAGGCCACAGATATAAAGAAGCGAGCCATCGAAAAGGAAGAGGGcgacgaggacgaggacgacGCTCCCGcgaagaaacacaaaaaagaaaacaaagctaAAGATTTAGGGAAGCAAAAGAGAGACAGTGTTGacgaaaagaagaaaaaaaaggttaagtCCGTTAAAAAGAAAGAGATCGAGACCTCGGACGACGAGACGGACAAGAGCGACGCGCCGTCAGAGTTATTCACCGATGACACTTCTTCAACAGGCAACCTGAGTATCACAGCCAAACCTACAACGCCCAAAACCGTCGAGAAGTCCAATCGGAGCGAAAGCGGGAGCGAGCATTCCAAGGCGaaacagaagaagaacaaaTCTGACCCGAAGTTGCAAGGTTTCAAAGACTTGGCTCAGGACAAGACCCCCAAGAAGACCGACAGTTCAGCCCTGCTGCTCAAAGAGAGTGGCCTAAATAAGTTGAAGAGCCTGGCTAGCAGTAAGAGCAGCAGCAAGTCATCTCGCAGCGAGGACGAGCCTGACTCCAGTGACACAGCGCCCACGCCAAGAGCGAAAACCAAGCCTAAAGGTCCTGACTCAAGCACTACTCCTCAAAAGGATTCCTCTGTatcttcctcctcttcgtccTCTACGGTCTTAGCTGCTTCCAGCAAGCCGAGAGAAGAGGAGCCGAAGGAAACGAAGGAAGAACCTGGAGAGAAGGGTGCTCCTCCTAATAATCTCTTCGAGAAGTTTTTGCTCAATTGTGAGGCCAAGGATCGTGTGCCTAGGAAATCGGCAACTCACACAACACCGAAG AGTTCAGTGAAGACGgacaaaaaagtgaaaaaggagTCTCCGGTGCAAAAGCCTGAGTTTGACAAAGCTGAAAAAGCAAAGGAGG GCACTACGGCCATTGAGACGgaagaaagacaggaaaagaGCACACAGGAGTCAGAAAAGAGTGAGCGGTCAAATGAACCCGTGGCCAAGACGAAGGAGGATCTACAGCGTGAACAGAAAGAAGACGAGcagagaagaaggaaagaaaggcttgaggaggaggagaaaaagaggaaagagaggCTCGAGGAGTCCCAGAGAGAGCGGAAGGTGAGGATGGaagaggcacagagagagagacagagactggcCGAGGAGGCCCGGTTAGATCGGCTGGACAGGAGGCCCGTGATGGAGACTATTGCGTCTGCCGAGTCTACCGAAGACTCGAGGTggaaggagaggagaaggaagaGGCGGGAGGACGGCGAGTCTCGCCTTCTCATCGCCTGCGACGACAATCAGGACTCTCAGGACCCCCTGGAACGCTCGGACAAAACGCCTG ACAGGGGCCCGCCTTCTCTCAACCTGGGAGTTGAGCTGAAGCTGGACTGGATGACACTGGAAGACTTTCAAAAACACTTAAACGGAGAGGATGAGAATCTCTCTCCACTAGCCTTAACTCCCA CTGAGTTGCGGGATGCCGTAAAAAACGGGAATTATATGGCCGTTAAACGTGCACTCAGTTCCAAAGAGGACTATAATCTGGACCAGGAG GACTCCAGCGGTATGTCCCTGTCCATGCTGGCCGCCGCAGGCGGACAGGACGACATCCTCCGGCTGCTGATTAAGAGAGGAGTGAAGGTTAACGGGCGGCAGAAGAACGGCACCACGGCCCTTATGCACGCTGCTGAGAAG aaTTTCCTCACCACTGTGGCCGTTCTTCTCGAGGCAGGATCTTGTCTAAACGCTCAGACACTGGGTGGAGAGACAGCTCTTATGAAG GCATGTAGGAGAGGAAACGCAGATGTAGTGCGCCTCCTACTGGAGTACGGAGCTGACTGCAACATCCTCTCCAAGCACAAGACAACAGCCTTGCACTTTGCCAAGCTCAGCAACAACATGATGGTGTATGACCTCATCAAAGACCACATCCAGAC GTTGTCGACAGTGGCAGAGGAGACCATCAGAGCGTATTTTGAGACGCGCTTGGCTCTGCTCGAGCCCGTGTTTCCTCTGGCCTGCCATCGCCTGTGTGAGGGACCAGACTTCTCACTGGAATTCAGTTacaaacccccacagcacacaCCTGGAGAGG GATCTGGTATCCTTCTCTTCATCTTCCATGCTAACTTCATGACCGAGATCACAGCCAGGCTCTGCGGGCCCTGTAGCGTCCATGCTGTCATCCTTAACGACAAGTTCCAGCTGCCTATCTTCCTC GATAGccactttatttattccttCAGCCCTGTTCAAGGAGCCAATAAACTCTTTATTCGCCTAGCCGAGTCACCCACAGCTAAG GTTAAACTTCTCATCGGTGCATACAGAGTCCAGCTACAGTGA
- the aff3 gene encoding AF4/FMR2 family member 3, producing MTHSWPSQQPPGGVGTERFLYSDSKEGKRHSTQQKQVRNDAPVRMPRVAPHKSMLADDLKLSSDEDDSDKGPHQTASWSENHNLSGQHTHTYGRRARHSSSGSSGSDSSSESGSSSQRSRSPSPEPQTQPEIPSQPPPLTFSKENQRPSLTHWQLDKWLEKVHKTQQSDHDPGGGHSSCAGFDSDRGPSPGRYWERDSGLGTRESYSPNQSPVPSPKFDYSPRHSHRSSPGYSPCPSPGISPVPSPVPSVCPSPGASLRISRSPSPLHLHPPKSPSPSLTSAPASPRIHSYTQVHQESSKFTTQATFTSSPVRPPKVRPWLPPDHNTQRINDSRQKDSRQPALSQHHSKHNSTHKDTPHKSKSQSSESRSKSRSSPAPHQSQSSSRSNFSPKTKARHLSSTDRSTDRSHRPSDHKSKLNQTLNSKPKPSPTPKFKVVTETNSHSVHSSSSRPPPRPAPEISARSLSKPSSRLSPSTKPKTKSREEAVPSTRTSQKEQKPRDREPDLHSRGKDQGRALVQTIEAQRHRRLAEEQLIRQRWVRSSEEEEEEEERRKEQGEREKKRRRRKEHNAEWQAVQPKQRPHTNSQHQPRTEYSGPEREDQKRKKRRRSSEEHSSNPGVIDSNPSPPLSPPSPTPVVRPIRRPFTSSSSSTSSSSSSSSSDSDSEPSPPPNVAKVPADSTSSQKPKQRHQEQCRPSELRSNDASPDEGQQCPGKHKLYTLVPFGRTEQSTTVSHRGLRNLVVKIDLSLLARVPNTSEVPHRGSSSSSSSSSSAKAKEKTSMRHQYHQDQETGDAKSKRKAENEETQRESKRSHVHTEKLPAPTHSADIEKQESHSNNRQNDHRADYVYTKRPLSPLSPPSASKMQHSDKQHTNPPRDRDSTVKKTQIQKARPKIEAECAGVSGNIQPTSGTWAPSAKESSCGGTVPYTDVSHHAEYYMHEAKRLKHRADAMVDKLGKAVNYVDAALSFMECGKAMEEGPLEAKSPYTMYAETVELIRYAMRIKSHTSPGARQEDRQLAVLCFRCLALLYWQMFRLKKDHALKYSKALTDYFKTLPKVPHIPPPWNDSAKGNVPPTCISPVGLTGSQPGSYITYPFINIPQRIHQMAANHLNITNSVLYSYEYWEVADTLAKENKEFFNYLNTLTGPLTLHSSMAHIVQYTRQGLQWIRISANLS from the exons ATGACCCACTCCTGGCCTTCCCAGCAGCCCCCAGGTGGAGTGGGGACAGAACGATTCCTGTATTCAGATTCAAAA GAGGGAAAACGCCACAGCACTCAGCAGAAACAAG TAAGGAATGATGCCCCTGTAAGGATGCCACGTGTGGCCCCTCACAAATC CATGCTTGCTGACGACCTGAAGCTCAGTAGTGATGAGGATGACAGTGACAAG gGACCTCACCAAACCGCTTCCTGGTCCGAAAATCACAA TCTGTCAgggcagcacacacacacatatggcaGGAGGGCAAGACATTCCAGCTCGGGCTCGTCAGGATCTGATTCCTCTAGTGAGTCTGGGAGCAGTAGCCAGCGGTCACGCAGCCCAAGCCCAGAACCACAGACTCAGCCTGAGATCCCCAGCCAGCCACCGCCTCTTACCTTCAGCAAAGAG AATCAGAGACCATCCTTGACACACTGGCAGCTGGACAAGTGGCTTGAGAAAGTTCATAAAACCCAACAGTCAGATCACGACCCAGGAGGAGGTCACAGCTCTTGTGCAGGCTTTGATTCTGATAGAGGACCATCTCCAGGAAGATACTGGGAGAGAGATTCTGGCCTTGGGACAAGAGAGAGCTACAGCCCAAACCAGAGCCCTGTCCCCAGCCCTAAGTTTGACTACAGCCCCAGGCATAGTCATCGATCTAGTCCAGGGTATAGCCCTTGTCCAAGCCCAGGAATTAGTCCTGTGCCAAGCCCAGTGCCCAGTGTTTGTCCAAGCCCAGGTGCTAGCCTAAGAATAAGTCGAAGTCCCAGTCCTTTACACCTTCACCCACCCAAAAGCCCTAGCCCGAGCCTCACCTCTGCTCCTGCCTCTCCAAGAATCCATTCCTATACTCAGGTTCACCAGGAAAGCTCTAAGTTTACTACACAGGCTACATTTACCTCCAGTCCTGTGCGTCCACCTAAGGTCAGACCATGGTTACCACCAGACCATAACACTCAACGTATTAATGACTCTAGACAAAAAGATTCTAGACAACCTGCCCTATCACAGCATCATTCCAAACACAACTCAACTCACAAAGACACTCCACACAAGTCAAAATCCCAAAGCAGTGAATCTAGATCAAAATCCAGGTCTAGTCCTGCTCCACATCAGTCTCAGTCTAGTTCCAGGTCCAATTTCAGCCCTAAAACAAAGGCCAGGCACTTGTCTTCCACTGACCGCAGCACTGACCGTAGCCACAGACCCAGTGATCATAAGAGCAAATTGAACCAGACTTTAAATTCCAAACCAAAGCCCAGCCCCACACCCAAATTTAAGGTTGTGACCGAGACAAACAGTCACTCAGTCCACAGTTCCAGCTCTAGGCCACCACCTCGGCCCGCCCCAGAGATTTCAGCCAGGTCTCTCTCAAAACCTAGCTCGAGACTCAGCCCTAGcacaaaacccaaaacaaaatctAGAGAGGAAGCTGTTCCCAGCACTAGGACTTCTCAGAAGGAGCAAAAGCCAAGGGACCGAGAGCCAGATTTGCATAGCCGGGGTAAAGACCAGGGAAGGGCCCTGGTCCAAACTATAGAAGCTCAAAGACACAGGAGACTGGCGGAGGAGCAGCTGATAAGGCAACGCTGGGTCCGGAGttctgaggaagaggaggaggaagaggagaggagaaaagaacaaggagaaagagaaaagaagagaaggaggaggaaggagcATAATGCTGAATGGCAGGCGGTACAGCCCAAGCAGAGACCCCACACCAACAGTCAGCATCAGCCCCGAACTGAATACAGTGGACCTGAGCGGGAGGaccagaagaggaagaagaggaggaggagcagtgaAGAGCACTCCTCCAACCCTGGAGTTATAGACTCCAACCCTTCTCCTCCACTATCCCCACCCTCTCCTACTCCTGTCGTCCGCCCCATTCGTCGACCTTTtacctcttcttcctcttcgacttcttcttcttcctcctcgtcTTCCTCGGACTCAGACTCTGAGCCCAGTCCGCCCCCAAATGTTGCTAAAGTTCCTGCGGACTCTACATCCAGCCAGAAACCAAAGCAGAGGCATCAGGAGCAATGCAGACCCTCTGAGTTGAGATCAAATGATGCTTCACCAGATGAAGGGCAACAGTGTCCAGGCAAACACAAACTCTACACACTGGTGCCATTTGGCCGTACTGAACAGTCCACCACTGTCTCTCATAGAGGACTGAGGAATCTGGTTGTCAAGATAGACCTCTCACTTCTGGCCAGAGTCCCTAACACAAGTGAGGTCCCACACAGAGggtcttcatcttcatcatcatcttcatcatcagctAAAGCTAAAGAAAAGACCTCCATGAGGCATCAGTACCACCAAGACCAAGAAACTGGAGATGCCAAAAGCAAACGGAAG GCTGAGAATGAAGAGACTCAAAGGGAAAGTAAGAGAAGCCATGTTCACACTGAAAAGCTCCCAGCTCCCACTCACTCAGCTGACATAGAAAAGCAGGAGTCTCATTCCAACAACAGGCAGAATGA tCATCGCGCGGATTATGTTTACACCAAGCGGCCACTGTCCCCACTCTCTCCTCCATCTGCTTCAAAGATGCAGCATTCAGACAAGCAACACACAAACCCACCAAGAGACAGAGACTCCACTGTGAAAAAAACACAG ATACAAAAAGCTCGGCCCAAGATTGAAGCGGAGTGTGCTGGAGTGTCAGGAAACATACAGCCCACTTCTGGAACCTGGGCTCCTTCTGCAAAGGAATCGTCCTGCGGAGGAACTGTGCCTTACACTGATGT CTCACACCATGCAGAGTACTACATGCATGAAGCCAAAAGATTGAAGCATCGAGCTGATGCTATG GTGGATAAACTGGGGAAAGCTGTGAATTATGTGGACGCTGCTTTGTCCTTTATGGAGTGTGGCAAGGCCATGGAGGAAGGCCCTCTGGAAGCTAAGTCTCCTTATACAATGTATGCAGAAACTGTGGAACTCATAAG ATATGCCATGAGGATAAAGAGTCACACAAGCCCTGGAGCCAGGCAGGAGGACAGGCAGCTGGCTGtactttg TTTCCGTTGTCTTGCTCTTCTATATTGGCAAATGTTCCGGCTGAAAAAAGACCATGCCCTGAAATACTCCAAAGCCCTGACGGACTACTTCAAG ACTTTACCAAAAGTGCCTCACATACCACCTCCCTGGAACGATAGTGCAAA GGGAAATGTGCCTCCCACTTGCATATCCCCTGTTGGTTTAACTGGGTCCCAACCTGGCAGCTATATCACCTACCCTTTCATCAACATTCCCCAGCGTATCCACCAGATGGCAGCAAATCACCTCAATATTACCAACAGTGTGCTTTACAGTTATGAGTACTGGGAGGTAGCTGACAccttggccaaggaaaacaaag AGTTTTTTAACTACCTGAACACACTGACTGGACCCCTGACCCTACACAGCAGCATGGCTCATATAGTCCAATACACAAGACAGGGGCTACAGTGGATACGGATCAGTGCCAATTTGTCCTAG
- the mphosph8 gene encoding M-phase phosphoprotein 8 isoform X1, with product MDSGAERADPGDSEQDEEEDVYEVERIIDMRVEDGEVLYRVRWKNYSSDDDTWEPKAHLEDCSEVLLAYERTLAERKLKKDASMKLPMKSDLFDANSESESDKDRPKESPGKKKKKKKKHAEESDDEKDRKKKKKKERLKEDKPLPAPESDEEEDRVPTPPPPPPSKKEKATDIKKRAIEKEEGDEDEDDAPAKKHKKENKAKDLGKQKRDSVDEKKKKKVKSVKKKEIETSDDETDKSDAPSELFTDDTSSTGNLSITAKPTTPKTVEKSNRSESGSEHSKAKQKKNKSDPKLQGFKDLAQDKTPKKTDSSALLLKESGLNKLKSLASSKSSSKSSRSEDEPDSSDTAPTPRAKTKPKGPDSSTTPQKDSSVSSSSSSSTVLAASSKPREEEPKETKEEPGEKGAPPNNLFEKFLLNCEAKDRVPRKSATHTTPKSSVKTDKKVKKESPVQKPEFDKAEKAKEGTTAIETEERQEKSTQESEKSERSNEPVAKTKEDLQREQKEDEQRRRKERLEEEEKKRKERLEESQRERKVRMEEAQRERQRLAEEARLDRLDRRPVMETIASAESTEDSRWKERRRKRREDGESRLLIACDDNQDSQDPLERSDKTPDRGPPSLNLGVELKLDWMTLEDFQKHLNGEDENLSPLALTPTELRDAVKNGNYMAVKRALSSKEDYNLDQEDSSGMSLSMLAAAGGQDDILRLLIKRGVKVNGRQKNGTTALMHAAEKNFLTTVAVLLEAGSCLNAQTLGGETALMKACRRGNADVVRLLLEYGADCNILSKHKTTALHFAKLSNNMMVYDLIKDHIQTLSTVAEETIRAYFETRLALLEPVFPLACHRLCEGPDFSLEFSYKPPQHTPGEGSGILLFIFHANFMTEITARLCGPCSVHAVILNDKFQLPIFLDSHFIYSFSPVQGANKLFIRLAESPTAKVKLLIGAYRVQLQ from the exons ATGGATTCCGGTGCAGAGAGAGCGGACCCTGGGGATAGCGAACAGGACGAAGAAGAGGATGTATACGAAGTGGAAAGGATTATTGACATGCGAGTGGaagat GGAGAGGTGCTGTACCGTGTGCGGTGGAAGAACTATTCATCAGACGATGATACCTGGGAACCCAAAGCTCACCTGGAGGACTGTAGCGAAGTGCTGCTGGCCTACGAGAGAACTCTGGCTGAGAGAAAACTTAAGAAAGATGCTAGCATG AAGCTGCCTATGAAGAGCGACTTATTTGACGCAAACTCCGAGAGCGAAAGCGATAAAGATCGACCGAAAGAGTCACCtggtaagaaaaagaaaaaaaagaagaaacacgCAGAGGAGTCGGACGACGAGAAGgacaggaagaaaaagaaaaagaaggagagatTGAAGGAGGACAAGCCGTTGCCTGCTCCCGAGTCTGACGAAGAGGAGGACAGGGTTCCTACACCACCGCCACCACCACCTTCTAAGAAAGAGAAGGCCACAGATATAAAGAAGCGAGCCATCGAAAAGGAAGAGGGcgacgaggacgaggacgacGCTCCCGcgaagaaacacaaaaaagaaaacaaagctaAAGATTTAGGGAAGCAAAAGAGAGACAGTGTTGacgaaaagaagaaaaaaaaggttaagtCCGTTAAAAAGAAAGAGATCGAGACCTCGGACGACGAGACGGACAAGAGCGACGCGCCGTCAGAGTTATTCACCGATGACACTTCTTCAACAGGCAACCTGAGTATCACAGCCAAACCTACAACGCCCAAAACCGTCGAGAAGTCCAATCGGAGCGAAAGCGGGAGCGAGCATTCCAAGGCGaaacagaagaagaacaaaTCTGACCCGAAGTTGCAAGGTTTCAAAGACTTGGCTCAGGACAAGACCCCCAAGAAGACCGACAGTTCAGCCCTGCTGCTCAAAGAGAGTGGCCTAAATAAGTTGAAGAGCCTGGCTAGCAGTAAGAGCAGCAGCAAGTCATCTCGCAGCGAGGACGAGCCTGACTCCAGTGACACAGCGCCCACGCCAAGAGCGAAAACCAAGCCTAAAGGTCCTGACTCAAGCACTACTCCTCAAAAGGATTCCTCTGTatcttcctcctcttcgtccTCTACGGTCTTAGCTGCTTCCAGCAAGCCGAGAGAAGAGGAGCCGAAGGAAACGAAGGAAGAACCTGGAGAGAAGGGTGCTCCTCCTAATAATCTCTTCGAGAAGTTTTTGCTCAATTGTGAGGCCAAGGATCGTGTGCCTAGGAAATCGGCAACTCACACAACACCGAAG AGTTCAGTGAAGACGgacaaaaaagtgaaaaaggagTCTCCGGTGCAAAAGCCTGAGTTTGACAAAGCTGAAAAAGCAAAGGAGG GCACTACGGCCATTGAGACGgaagaaagacaggaaaagaGCACACAGGAGTCAGAAAAGAGTGAGCGGTCAAATGAACCCGTGGCCAAGACGAAGGAGGATCTACAGCGTGAACAGAAAGAAGACGAGcagagaagaaggaaagaaaggcttgaggaggaggagaaaaagaggaaagagaggCTCGAGGAGTCCCAGAGAGAGCGGAAGGTGAGGATGGaagaggcacagagagagagacagagactggcCGAGGAGGCCCGGTTAGATCGGCTGGACAGGAGGCCCGTGATGGAGACTATTGCGTCTGCCGAGTCTACCGAAGACTCGAGGTggaaggagaggagaaggaagaGGCGGGAGGACGGCGAGTCTCGCCTTCTCATCGCCTGCGACGACAATCAGGACTCTCAGGACCCCCTGGAACGCTCGGACAAAACGCCTG ACAGGGGCCCGCCTTCTCTCAACCTGGGAGTTGAGCTGAAGCTGGACTGGATGACACTGGAAGACTTTCAAAAACACTTAAACGGAGAGGATGAGAATCTCTCTCCACTAGCCTTAACTCCCA CTGAGTTGCGGGATGCCGTAAAAAACGGGAATTATATGGCCGTTAAACGTGCACTCAGTTCCAAAGAGGACTATAATCTGGACCAGGAG GACTCCAGCGGTATGTCCCTGTCCATGCTGGCCGCCGCAGGCGGACAGGACGACATCCTCCGGCTGCTGATTAAGAGAGGAGTGAAGGTTAACGGGCGGCAGAAGAACGGCACCACGGCCCTTATGCACGCTGCTGAGAAG aaTTTCCTCACCACTGTGGCCGTTCTTCTCGAGGCAGGATCTTGTCTAAACGCTCAGACACTGGGTGGAGAGACAGCTCTTATGAAG GCATGTAGGAGAGGAAACGCAGATGTAGTGCGCCTCCTACTGGAGTACGGAGCTGACTGCAACATCCTCTCCAAGCACAAGACAACAGCCTTGCACTTTGCCAAGCTCAGCAACAACATGATGGTGTATGACCTCATCAAAGACCACATCCAGAC GTTGTCGACAGTGGCAGAGGAGACCATCAGAGCGTATTTTGAGACGCGCTTGGCTCTGCTCGAGCCCGTGTTTCCTCTGGCCTGCCATCGCCTGTGTGAGGGACCAGACTTCTCACTGGAATTCAGTTacaaacccccacagcacacaCCTGGAGAGG GATCTGGTATCCTTCTCTTCATCTTCCATGCTAACTTCATGACCGAGATCACAGCCAGGCTCTGCGGGCCCTGTAGCGTCCATGCTGTCATCCTTAACGACAAGTTCCAGCTGCCTATCTTCCTC GATAGccactttatttattccttCAGCCCTGTTCAAGGAGCCAATAAACTCTTTATTCGCCTAGCCGAGTCACCCACAGCTAAG GTTAAACTTCTCATCGGTGCATACAGAGTCCAGCTACAGTGA